The Oleidesulfovibrio alaskensis DSM 16109 DNA window TGGACAGCGATGACAGACATAGTTCCTCTCCTTACACCTGCATGGTCGGCCGGGGCGGTCCTGCTTACCACCCTTTCTCTTCGAGAATGGCCTGAATCTTTTCACGGGTCTTTTCTTCCGCGATGACCAGCTTTTTAGCGCTGGCCTCTTGGATTTTTTCCGTCAGACTGTTGATGTCGGCGGACTTTTCCACAAAATCCATGGCGCCGTGTTTCATTACTTCAACACCGCGCTCCACGGTGGCATGACCTGTCAGCACAATGACCTGAACATCGTCATTGGCATCTTTCATGCGTTTAAGGGTTTCCAGCCCGTCCAGTTCGGGCATCTGAAAATCAAGCACGATGGCATCGAACGACCGGCGCGCCACCAGAGCCAGCGCCTCGATGGGCGATGTGGCAGTGGTCACATCCATACCGCGGGCACGCATGCGTTCTGCCAGCGCATCCAGAAATTCCTGTTCGTCATCGACGATAAGCACTTTTTCAGACATATCCGTTCTCCTTCGATAAGGATCATATCCGTATGCCGGAGCACGGCACGAAGCCGCGCTCCGGCTTGTATCAGGCAGTTACATGCCTACTCTGGGCACGGTGATGGGCATGCCCATAAGCGGCCAGACCACCAGAACGAAAACCCCGACCACTACCAGCAGCAGCGCACTGGCGACCAGCCCGTACTTGAAGAACTCGCCGGAAGTGAACTGACCGGAATCGTACGCGATGGCGTTGGGGGCCGCCCCCACCAGCAACAGGAAGGGCATACCCGCCACAACCAGCGCACCGAAGAGAATAACCTCGGGCGATACGCCGAGATACGGCGCTATAACCAGCGCCACCGGCAGCGATATGGCTATGGCGGCCACGTTCATGATGAAGTTGGTCATCATCAGCACAAAGAAGCAGATGCTCATGACAAAGACAAACCAGTGGGCTTTTTCGAACATGACCAGCCAGTTGACGGCCAGCCACTTTGCCGCGCCGGTTTCCCACAGGCAGTAGCCTATGCTCATGGCGCCCGCAAACAGCAGGATGATGTTCCACGGCACATCTTCAAGATCCTTGATATCCAGAATCTTGAATACGAAAAACGCGATGCTGGAAATGAGGATGATGGCCGTTTTGTCCAGCATTTTAAGCATGGGGAAGAACGACCGCAGGCTCATGACCAGAATGACAATGCCCACGATAAGGGCGGCCATGATTTCCTTGCGGGTCAGGGGCCCCATCTGCTTGTTCAGTTCTCTGGCCTTTTCACGCAGTCCGGGTATGGTGTCGCGTTCGGGCTTGCAGAAAATCATGAAGA harbors:
- a CDS encoding response regulator; the encoded protein is MSEKVLIVDDEQEFLDALAERMRARGMDVTTATSPIEALALVARRSFDAIVLDFQMPELDGLETLKRMKDANDDVQVIVLTGHATVERGVEVMKHGAMDFVEKSADINSLTEKIQEASAKKLVIAEEKTREKIQAILEEKGW